A single region of the Pyricularia oryzae 70-15 chromosome 4, whole genome shotgun sequence genome encodes:
- a CDS encoding DNA-repair protein rad2, whose amino-acid sequence MGIKQLFTIIKENAPAAIKTGEIKNQFGRKVAIDASMSIYSFLIAVRSNGEMLTNEDGQTTSHLMGMFYRTLRMVDNGIKPLYVFDGAPPKLKSGELARRYQRKQEALEGLEEARETGTAEDVEKFSRRTVRVTREHNEECRQLLKLMGIPYIIAPTEAEAQCAVLARAGKVFAAASEDMDTLCFDSPILLRHLTFSEARKEPIQEIHVDKVLEGLDMDRKQFVDLCILLGCDYLDPIPKVGPSTALKLIREHGSLETIVEKMKKGELKYTVPEDWPFEDARDLFFNPAVHPADHPDCNFKWEKPDVEGLVKYLVTEKGFSEDRVRPGALRLEKALGTSQQQRLEGFFKPVARTAEEQKAHKRKLEVKAEEAKKKLKAEKKEKAKAKARPRGTA is encoded by the exons ATGGGTATTAAACAGCTTTTCACCATTATCAAGGAGAATGCTCCGGCTGCGATCAAAACCGGAGAAATCAAGAACCAATTTGGTCGCAAAGTGGCCATT GATGC TTCCATGAGCATCTACTCGTTCCTCATTGCAGTCCGATCCAATGGCGAAATGCTCACAAATGAAGACGGTCAAACAACATCTCACCTCATGGGCATGTTCTACCGGACATTGCGAATGGTTGACAACGGCATCAAGCCACTCTATGTATTCGATGGCGCCCCTCCAAAGCTCAAGTCCGGTGAGCTTGCTCGTCGATACCAGAGAAAACAGGAAGCGCTCGAAGGTCTTGAGGAGGCTAGAGAGACCGGTACCGCCGAGGACGTGGAGAAATTCTCACGGAGGACGGTCCGGGTTACGAGGGAGCACAACGAGGAATGCCGGCAGCTGCTGAAGCTTATGGGAATCCCCTACATTATCGCACCGACTGAGGCTGAGGCCCAGTGTGCTGTTCTCGCACGAGCTGGCAAGGTCTTTGCCGCAGCCAGTGAAGACATGGATACCCTATGTTTCGACTCCCCAATTCTCCTCCGCCATCTCACCTTCTCCGAGGCACGCAAGGAACCGATCCAGGAGATTCATGTCGACAAAGTTCTCGAGGGTCTTGACATGGACAGGAAGCAG TTTGTTGATCTCTGTATCCTCCTTGGCTGCGATTACCTCGACCCAATCCCTAAAGTTGGACCTAGCACTGCACTCAAGCTCATTCGCGAGCATGGATCACTCGAGACTATTGTGGAGAAGATGAAGAAGGGCGAGTTGAAATACACAGTCCCCGAAGACTGGCCATTCGAAGACGCACGGGATTTGTTCTTCAACCCTGCTGTCCACCCCGCCGACCACCCGGATTGCAATTTCAAGTGGGAGAAGCCAGACGTCGAGGGTTTGGTCAAGTATTTGGTCACAGAGAAAGGATTCTCCGAGGATCGCGTCAGGCCCGGTGCATTGAGACTGGAAAAGGCCCTCGGCACGTCTCAACAACAACGCCTCGAGGGTTTCTTCAAGCCGGTCGCACGAACTGCGGAGGAACAGAAAGCACACAAGCGCAAGCTTGAGGtgaaggccgaggaggcaaagaagaagctcaaggctgaaaagaaggagaaggcaAAGGCAAAAGCCAGACCTCGTGGTACAGCTTAA
- a CDS encoding acyl-CoA dehydrogenase — MSKVFTTSDVASHNKPNDLYIIVDGDVYDLTKFQDDHPGGKKILTRVAGKDASKAFWKYHNEGILKKYQSKLQVGSLDTKKAAAPAPAPAAVVKKEPAKPIVRKNNEESEALDPFGEMIPFGDPGWYQSYHSPYFNESHAALRAEVREWVQTAIEPNVTEWDEKKMCPPEIYKEMGRRGYLAGLLGTKYQSKYVDNPIKCVAEQDWDLFHEMLITDELSRAGSGGFVWNVIGGFGIGCPPLLKFGKKALVDRIMPGILNGDKRICLAITEPDAGSDVANLTCEAKLSEDGKHYIVNGEKKWITNGIWCDYFTTAVRTGGPGMGGVSLLLIERDFGGVTTRRMDCQGVWSSGTTYVTFEDVKVPVENLLGKENKGFPCIMTNFNHERIGIIIQCVRFSRVCFEESVKYANKRRTFGKRLIEHPVIRYKLAHMARQIEATYNWLESVVYQCEKMDDTQAMMLLGGPIAGLKAQATVTFEFCAREASQIFGGLSYSRGGQGAKVERLYRDVRAYAIPGGSEEIMLDLSIRQSMRVAKMMGMKL; from the exons ATGTCCAAGGTTTTCACCACAAGCGACGTCGCGTCGCACAACAAGCCTAACGACTTGTACATCATCGTGGACGGCGACGTCTACGACTTGACCAAGTTCCAGGATGACCACCCCGGCGGCAAGAAGATCCTTACCCGCGTGGCAGGAAAGGATGCATCCAAGGCGTTCTGGAAGTACCACAACGAGGGTATCCTCAAGAAGTACCAATCGAAGCTGCAGGTCGGCTCATTAGACACAAAGAAGGCCGCCGCACCAGCCCCGGCGCCTGCTGCCGTCGTCAAGAAGGAGCCCGCCAAGCCCATCGTCAGGAAGAACAACGAGGAGTCCGAGGCCCTGGATCCTTTTGGAGAGATGATTCCTTTCGGGGACCCGGGCTGGTACCAGAGC TACCACTCTCCCTACTTCAACGAGTCGCATGCCGCTCTTAGGGCCGAGGTTCGCGAGTGGGTCCAGACGGCGATCGAGCCCAACGTCACCGAGTGGGACGAGAAGAAGATGTGCCCGCCCGAGATCTACAAGGAGATGGGTCGCCGTGGCTACCTGGCCGGTCTGCTGGGCACCAAATACCAGAGCAAATATGTCGACAACCCTATCAAGTGCGTGGCTGAGCAGGACTGGGACTTGTTCCACGAGATGCTCATCACAGACGAGCTCTCGCGCGCGGGCTCCGGTGGTTTCGTCTGGAACGTCATTGGCGGTTTCGGAATTGGTTGCCCGCCGCTCCTCAAGTTCGGCAAGAAGGCTCTGGTCGACAGGATCATGCCGGGCATCCTCAACGGCGACAAGCGCATCTGCTTGGCCATCACGGAGCCCGATGCAGGAAGTGACGTGGCCAACCTCACCTGCGAGGCCAAGCTGAGCGAGGACGGCAAGCACTACATCGTCAACGGCGAGAAGAAGTGGATCACCAACGGAATATGGTGCGACTACTTCACGACGGCGGTGCGCACCGGTGGTCCCGGCATGGGCGGCGTCAGTCTGCTGCTCATCGAGCGCGACTTTGGCGGCGTGACGACGAGGCGCATGGACTGCCAGGGTGTGTGGTCCAGCGGCACGACGTACGTGACGTTTGAGGACGTCAAGGTTCCGGTGGAGAACCTTCTCGGAAAGGAGAACAAGGGTTTCCCCTGCATCATGACCAACTTCAACCACGAGCGCATCGGCATCATCATCCAGTGCGTGCGCTTCTCGCGCGTCTGCTTCGAGGAGTCGGTCAAGTACGCCAACAAGCGCCGCACCTTTGGCAAGCGGCTGATCGAGCACCCCGTCATCCGCTACAAGCTGGCCCACATGGCGCGACAGATCGAGGCCACGTACAACTGGCTCGAGAGCGTCGTCTACCAGTGCGAGAAGATGGACGACACCCAGGCCATGATGCTGCTGGGTGGTCCCATCGCCGGCCTCAAGGCCCAGGCCACGGTGACGTTCGAGTTCTGCGCCCGCGAGGCCAGCCAGATCTTTGGAGGTCTGAGCTACTCGCGCGGCGGCCAGGGTGCAAAGGTTGAGAGGCTGTACCGCGACGTCAGGGCGTACGCCATCCCTGGTGGCAGTGAGGAGATCATGCTCGACCTCAGCATACGGCAGAGTATGCGTGTGGCCAAGATGATGGGCATGAAGCTGTAA